A single Botrytis cinerea B05.10 chromosome 1, complete sequence DNA region contains:
- the Bcsgs1 gene encoding Bcsgs1 translates to MTRHNLQSHISWLIQNKATTPAGVQIAAFADTIEPGFANLEIFEGEGIAHEIRNTPIAPIRNRRVEEISNVVANPHPPRPRILTPITQSTQAPGDELADPEMGKLTSARKTTRPSLISQNQQLGTPSSTASSSLTRSYKLQCNESGTPSRPISTRDPKGLTPRPTPRPAPLPKSRVNFDNVESIDLTGDDLIGAPTLNSSSTVEAFEDASVTLWDERSASRTEPLKRSKKRKSEELSMLQSPRKSKKVPVHTTELQDDQHDSFMDIDELEMPGPSFRDILLESQRTVVPRKSAEEYPDLNSLEEVDVVGEMISQGERAKSKIRSRQNSEDIVMDRRPTRGTTPVATISSQKRITPLNVRYVSPVQVQASPSIKSRERRATRTPSPLKHRRLKKEIFDSDDDDILSEAEARVSCSPCPVSINKSKGICSIPENHAIPKIQMHENSEVTPAKKRFTSPLQPISQNASFRQENEPSPFQRDSPTNYMASQTLPQRGSSQASTASLGFEEKRIVSLYLRNPSALAPFQKHLDNLLCQNSEALQVYLEDGEHPPPEIVAERKSMLDQKKVFEVLAENLQGLQDLASRTTAALQSLYLQEKDNGESEVLTSELLEKKKECWRLLDASGAINYGFGAIPSTKTPLSTHASSAGASGQVVLQTQIPSLSHQSSGVTRQEYPPSNYQNPGKSRGQEPRYAPLSPMRHASPARSMIPASNYSRPDNFVKRPEFHREPSPTDYDDDEDLFKLLEDEENFMRGTKVANEENVAEVEEDYGYFDDDDDEAILDLTHQVEQGNSFKPSSTKSSLNASFRDASRDPSRSSKRGSLKSDKPKDMYSVVDSSRTDMYSHAWSNDVKKALKDRFRLKGFRHNQLEAINATLAGRDAFILMPTGGGKSLCYQLPAIVQSGKTKGVTIVVSPLLALMHDQVDHLHKLRIQAYLFNSESTQETRQQLFNGLNERKPEQFVELLYVTPEMINKSNAIQSKLDDLYAKKRLARIVIDEAHCVSQWGHDFRPDYKNLHELRGRYPGVPFIALTATATERVKKDVIHNLGMQNCEQLKQSFNRPNIYYEVRRKTGKGSTAAMFSEITKMLSVDYKNQSGIIYCLSRDNCEEVAKKLREQGIRAHHFHAHMTPEEKKDTQHKWQIGSIQVVVATIAFGMGIDKQNVRFVIHYCLPKTLEGYYQETGRAGRDGKPAACFLYYGFQDSQIYKKMIEKGEGGPDVKTEQRQMLEAMVRFCDNRIDCRRVQLLRYFGETFRREDCGNCDTCNSNDTYEERDFSSEARKVISLVGKVQGNFAIGHFSAVLEGKALAKIKSENHHELDEFGSLKNMGKTEIERLIEKLIQFGGLQFRAIKNRGGFHNDFVFLGPKHRQYMSKNLRLPLQTRISTSPAAASRKSTKSKARKQAPPPSTLLTSPITQSQSRHSRKGKERHIEDEDISDDDFHPSTYPQHDPPASDSVESSEEEDYFEPTSGSSRTMRGIRQTSRIGPPITADQEMERLDPVHQEIVIAFVQEAKMLEETLRNKNNHRKPYFTEVEFRRMAIRWTTDTTLMSQIPGIDENNVALYGKRFLKLLEENRLHYNEMMDPNFKPDKNHLIVNLVSEDDESGIEDEYGNQPEEPSPYFQVDPAVQAFNERMEMAAQVPRTQPAQAESSKRSYQKGSNGNKSKPRFNSRRKSGGSTSSRGGSGSGVTKKRAPASNRKPSTAPKGSIMAQYGRSGGGGGSGINPMPT, encoded by the exons ATGACTCGACATAATCTCCAAAGTCATATTTCTTGGTTGATTCAAAACAAAGCTACTACCCCCGCTGGAGTTCAAATTGCTGCATTTGCAGATACGATTGAACCAGGATTTGCGAATTTAGAAATTTTCGAAGGGGAAGGTATCGCACACGAAATACGAAATACACCAATTGCTCCGATTCGAAATCGCCGAGTCGAAGAGATCTCCAATGTTGTGGCGAATCCACACCCACCTCGTCCCCGTATACTTACTCCGATAACACAATCTACACAAGCGCCTGGGGATGAATTGGCAGATCCGGAAATGGGAAAACTCACATCAGCGCGAAAGACTACTAGACCAAGTCTCATAagtcaaaatcaacaacttGGAACCCCTTCCTCCACAGCCAGTTCCTCCCTTACAAGAAGCTATAAGCTACAATGTAATGAAAGTG GCACTCCTTCCAGACCCATATCCACAAGAGATCCGAAAGGTTTAACTCCTCGCCCAACTCCTCGCCCAGCTCCGTTGCCGAAAAGCAGAGTCAATTTCGACAATGTGGAATCAATAGATCTTACCGGGGACGATCTGATTGGAGCTCCTACCCTAAATTCTTCTAGCACAGTGGAAGCCTTTGAGGACGCTTCTGTTACTTTGTGGGATGAGAGGTCAGCATCCAGAACGGAACCTTTGAAGAGGTCGAAGAAACGGAAGAGTGAGGAATTATCTATGTTACAGTCTCCTCGAAAGTCTAAGAAGGTACCCGTTCACACAACAGAACTGCAAGACGACCAACACGATTCGTTTATGGACATCGACGAACTGGAAATGCCAGGGCCATCATTTCGAGATATCCTTCTTGAATCTCAACGAACAGTTGTCCCACGTAAATCGGCAGAGGAATACCCTGACCTGAATTCATTGGAAGAGGTTGATGTAGTTGGAGAAATGATTTCTCAGGGTGAGCGTGCGAAATCTAAGATTCGAAGCCGACAAAACTCGGAGGATATTGTTATGGACAGAAGACCAACACGAGGAACGACCCCTGTTGCCACGATCAGTTCTCAGAAACGTATTACCCCTCTTAATGTGCGATATGTTTCACCGGTTCAAGTGCAAGCGTCTCCTTCTATCAAAAGTCGTGAACGGCGAGCAACAAGAACCCCTTCACCCCTCAAACACCGCAGGCttaagaaagaaattttTGACTCCGACGACGACGATATTTTGTCAGAGGCAGAGGCAAGAGTAAGCTGCTCTCCTTGCCCAGTATCGATAAACAAGTCGAAAGGAATCTGTAGCATACCAGAAAACCATGCAATCCCCAAAATTCAAATGCACGAGAACAGTGAAGTAACCCCCGCCAAGAAGAGGTTCACTAGCCCACTACAGCCAATTTCACAAAATGCATCATTCCGCCAAGAGAACGAGCCATCTCCTTTCCAACGTGATTCTCCTACCAATTATATGGCTTCACAGACTTTGCCTCAACGAGGTTCGAGTCAGGCCTCAACAGCTTCTTTGGGCttcgaagaaaaaagaattgtgaGCTTGTATCTGAGGAACCCATCTGCACTTGCGCCTTTTCAGAAACACCTGGATAATCTTCTCTGTCAGAATTCTGAGGCACTTCAAGTCTATCTTGAGGATGGTGAGCATCCTCCGCCAGAGATAGTAGCCGAGCGAAAATCTATGCTGGACCAAAAAAAGGTCTTCGAAGTTCTTGCGGAGAATTTGCAGGGTCTCCAGGATCTCGCTTCAAGAACAACTGCTGCCCTACAAAGCTTATATCtccaagaaaaagacaatGGGGAGTCTGAGGTACTGACTAGTGAGCTcttggagaaaaagaaagaatgttGGCGTTTATTAGATGCTTCTGGCGCGATAAACTACGGTTTCGGGGCTATTCCGTCCACAAAGACTCCGCTTTCCACCCATGCTTCAAGTGCGGGTGCAAGTGGCCAAGTCGTTCTACAAACCCAGATTCCGTCTCTTTCACATCAATCATCAGGCGTAACAAGACAAGAGTACCCACCATCTAACTATCAGAATCCCGGCAAGTCAAGAGGACAAGAGCCTCGCTATGCTCCGCTATCTCCTATGAGACATGCATCGCCCGCAAGATCGATGATTCCTGCCAGTAACTACTCAAGGCCTGATAATTTCGTGAAAAGGCCGGAATTTCACAGAGAACCTTCGCCGACAGACTacgatgatgacgaggacCTTTTCAAACTGCTTGAAGACGAGGAGAATTTTATGAGAGGTACTAAAGTAGCGAATGAGGAGAATGTGGCGGAGGTAGAGGAAGATTATGGgtattttgatgatgatgacgatgaagcTATTCTTGATTTGACACATCAAGTTGAGCAAGGCAACTCTTTCAAGCCATCTTCAACGAAATCATCCCTCAACGCATCTTTTCGAGACGCATCACGAGACCCATCCAGAAGTTCAAAGCGTGGTAGCCTGAAGTCAGACAAACCAAAAGATATGTATTCAGTTGTGGACTCTTCGCGGACAGATATGTATAGTCATGCATGGTCTAATGATGTTAAAAAGGCACTAAAAGATCGTTTTCGCTTAAAAGGGTTTCGACATAATCAACTGGAAGCAATCAATGCTACCTTAGCTGGGCGTGATGCATTTATATTGATGCCAACTGGTGGCGGAAAATCCCTGTGTTATCAATTACCTGCAATTGTACAGTCGGGCAAAACGAAGGGTGTTACAATTGTGGTTTCTCCTCTTTTGGCACTTATGCATGATCAGGTAGATCATCTCCATAAGCTTCGCATTCAGGCATATCTGTTTAACAGCGAATCAACTCAGGAGACAAGACAACAATTGTTCAATGGTTTAAACGAAAGGAAGCCAGAGCAATTTGTCGAATTGCTGTACGTCACCCCAGAGATGATCAACAAAAGCAATGCTATCCAATCAAAATTGGATGATCTCTATGCCAAGAAGCGGCTTGCTCGCATTGTTATAGACGAGGCTCATTGTGTGAGCCAATGGGGCCATGATTTCCGACCAGACTACAAAAACCTCCACGAGCTTCGCGGGAGATATCCCGGTGTGCCATTTATTGCTTTAACTGCCACTGCAACAGAAAGAGTAAAGAAAGATGTGATTCACAACCTTGGGATGCAAAATTGTGAGCAGTTAAAACAAAGTTTCAATCGACCTAATATATACTATGAGGTTCGACGTAAAACAGGCAAAGGATCAACGGCGGCAATGTTTAGCGAGATAACCAAAATGCTTTCTGTTGACTACAAAAATCAGAGCGGAATCATATACTGTCTCTCTCGTGACAATTGCGAAGAGGTGGCTAAAAAGCTACGGGAACAAGGGATCAGGGCACATCATTTCCATGCTCATATGACGCccgaagaaaagaaagataccCAACACAAGTGGCAGATAGGAAGTATCCAAGTCGTGGTCGCAACGATTGCCTTTGGTATGGGTATTGACAAACAAAATGTGAGATTTGTCATCCACTATTGCCTTCCCAAAACTTTAGAAGGCTATTACCAGGAAACTGGTCGAGCTGGTCGAGATGGCAAACCGGCTGCGTGTTTCCTCTACTATGGCTTTCAAGATagtcaaatatataaaaagatgattgagaagggagaaggTGGCCCAGATGTCAAAACGGAGCAACGTCAAATGTTGGAAGCTATGGTGCGATTTTGTGACAACCGCATCGATTGTCGCCGTGTACAGCTACTGCGATACTTCGGTGAGACTTTCAGGAGGGAAGATTGTGGTAATTGTGATACATGCAATTCCAATGACACTTACGAAGAACGCGATTTCAGTAGCGAGGCCCGAAAAGTCATCAGTCTCGTTGGTAAAGTTCAGGGCAATTTTGCTATTGGTCATTTCTCTGCTGTATTGGAAGGCAAGGCATTAGCAAAGATCAAATCTGAAAACCATCACGAGCTTGATGAGTTTGGTTCACTGAAAAACATGGGGAAGACGGAGATTGAACGACTCATTGAAAAACTCATCCAGTTTGGAGGTCTTCAGTTCCGCGCCATTAAGAACAGGGGTGGATTTCATAATGACTTTGTTTTT CTTGGTCCAAAACATAGGCAATACATGTCTAAAAACTTGAGACTTCCCCTTCAAACTAGAATATCGACGTCGCCAGCCGCAGCTTCACGCAAGAGCACAAAAAGCAAAGCCAGAAAGCAAGCACCGCCACCGTCTACATTACTTACCTCACCAATAACTCAAAGTCAAAGCCGCCATAGTAGAAAGGGTAAAGAACGCCAcattgaagatgaggatataAGTGATGACGATTTTCATCCAAGCACCTACCCACAGCACGACCCTCCTGCTTCCGACAGCGTTGAAAGCTCAGAGGAGGAGGATTATTTCGAGCCGACGAGCGGAAGCAGCAGAACAATGCGCGGCATTAGACAAACTAGTCGTATTGGGCCACCAATCACGGCCGATCAGGAAATGGAGAGGTTAGATCCAGTACATCAAGAAATTGTGATCGCTTTCGTTCAAGAGGCCAAGATGCTGGAAGAAACTCTCAGGAACAAGAATAATCACAGGAAGCCCTACTTCACAGAGGTCGAGTTCAGGCGGATGGCAATTCGCTGGACGACAGATACTACTCTGATGTCACAAATACCTGGAATTGACGAAAATAATGTAGCTTTGTATGGCAAGCGATTTTTAAAGTTGTTGGAGGAGAACAGACTGCATTATAACGAGATGATGGATCCAAATTTCAAGCCAGATAAGAACCATCTGATAGTAAACTTGGTGAGTGAAGATGACGAAAGTGGAATCGAAGATGAATACGGTAATCAACCGGAAGAGCCGTCCCCGTACTTTCAAGTCGATCCAGCAGTGCAAGCATTCAATGAGCGAATGGAGATGGCAGCCCAAGTTCCAAGGACCCAACCAGCACAAGCTGAATCATCTAAAAGATCATATCAAAAGGGATCTAATGGTAATAAGTCAAAACCTCGTTTTAACAGTAGGCGAAAGAGTGGCGGTTCGACGTCAAGTAGGGGAGGGTCGGGCAGTGGTGTTACGAAGAAGCGAGCACCTGCGAGCAACAGAAAACCCAGCACGGCGCCAAAGGGGTCAATAATGGCTCAATATGGTagaagtggtggtggtggtggtagtgggATAAATCCCATGCCGACATGA